A single genomic interval of Oceanithermus profundus DSM 14977 harbors:
- a CDS encoding bactofilin family protein: MFGRKPSPQPKPGGSSQAPTFVASGTQIHGDLKAKGPVRVDGVILGSLLIDGDLEIAPGGRIEGEEVRARNILVNGEVRAKIIADGKLTLTKRARVEGDVVAKALDIEAGATFVGRSVTGDGKQLPPTITSETPPKGKQPPAKED, from the coding sequence ATGTTCGGTCGCAAACCCTCCCCCCAACCCAAGCCGGGCGGTTCCTCCCAGGCCCCCACCTTCGTCGCCTCGGGCACGCAGATCCACGGCGACCTCAAGGCCAAGGGCCCTGTCCGCGTGGACGGCGTGATCCTCGGCTCCCTGCTCATCGACGGCGATCTGGAGATCGCCCCGGGCGGCCGCATCGAGGGCGAAGAGGTGCGGGCGCGCAACATCCTGGTCAACGGCGAGGTGCGGGCCAAGATCATCGCCGACGGCAAACTGACCCTGACCAAACGCGCCCGCGTGGAGGGCGACGTCGTGGCCAAGGCGCTCGACATCGAGGCGGGCGCGACCTTCGTCGGACGCAGCGTGACCGGCGACGGCAAGCAGCTCCCTCCGACGATCACCTCGGAGACCCCGCCCAAGGGCAAGCAGCCACCCGCTAAGGAGGATTAA
- the accD gene encoding acetyl-CoA carboxylase, carboxyltransferase subunit beta, producing MALDRLFRRRRTRGGGRDVPELWLKCPACEAQIYKKDLEANLMVCPECGYHFRMDVVERVRLLADEGSFEPTTGHVLPEDPLRFRDTEPYAERLARYQQKTGRPDAIYGGTCTVGRVPAVLLAMDYAFAGGSMGSVVGEEIARGAERAASEGRALVIVAASGGARMQEAALSLMQMAKTTMALDRLWERRLPYVSILTDPTTGGVTASFATLADVVLAEPGALIGFAGPRVIKQTIRQDLPEGFQRSEFLLQHGLLDRVVPRSELKATLARILRLLHPEGAQADGA from the coding sequence ATGGCCCTGGACCGGCTGTTCCGCCGCCGCCGGACGCGGGGAGGCGGACGCGACGTACCCGAGCTCTGGCTCAAGTGCCCCGCCTGCGAGGCGCAGATCTACAAGAAGGACCTCGAGGCCAACCTGATGGTCTGCCCCGAGTGCGGGTACCACTTCCGCATGGACGTGGTGGAGCGGGTGCGTCTGCTGGCCGACGAGGGCAGCTTCGAGCCGACGACGGGGCACGTCCTGCCGGAGGACCCGCTGCGTTTTCGCGACACCGAGCCCTACGCCGAGCGCCTGGCCCGCTACCAGCAGAAGACGGGCCGCCCCGACGCCATCTACGGCGGCACCTGCACCGTGGGCCGCGTGCCGGCGGTGCTGCTGGCCATGGACTACGCCTTCGCCGGGGGCTCGATGGGCTCGGTCGTCGGCGAGGAGATCGCGCGCGGCGCCGAACGGGCCGCGTCCGAGGGCCGCGCCCTGGTGATCGTCGCCGCCTCGGGCGGGGCGCGCATGCAGGAGGCCGCGCTCTCGCTGATGCAGATGGCCAAGACCACGATGGCGCTGGACCGCCTTTGGGAGCGCCGCCTGCCGTACGTCTCCATCCTTACCGACCCCACGACCGGAGGAGTGACGGCCAGCTTCGCCACCCTGGCCGACGTCGTCCTCGCCGAACCGGGCGCGCTCATCGGCTTCGCCGGGCCGCGCGTCATCAAGCAGACGATCCGCCAGGACCTCCCCGAGGGCTTCCAGCGTTCCGAGTTCCTTCTCCAGCACGGCCTGCTCGACCGGGTGGTGCCAAGGTCCGAGCTGAAGGCCACGCTGGCGCGGATCCTCCGCCTCCTGCACCCCGAAGGAGCCCAGGCCGATGGCGCTTGA